The following are encoded in a window of Zymoseptoria tritici IPO323 chromosome 4, whole genome shotgun sequence genomic DNA:
- a CDS encoding t-complex protein 1 subunit gamma, producing MQAPVVVMNTATGDRKTGRQAQTSNITAAKTVADIIRSCLGPKAMLKMLLDPMGGIVLTNDGHAILREIEVAHPAAKSMIELARTQDEEVGDGTTTVIILAGEILALSLPQLERNIHPVVIIQAFKRALADVIKVIQDVSIPVDINDNEVMRNLISTSIGTKFTSRYSDLMCDLALQAVRTVSHDAGGGKKEVDIKRYARVEKVPGGEIEDSCVLDGVMLNKDITHPKMRRRIENPRIVLLDCTLEYKKGESQTNIEISKEEDWNRILQIEEEQVRAMCDAIIAVKPDLVITEKGVSDLAQHFLLKHNITALRRVRKSDTNRVARATGATIVNSVYDLAERDVGTHCGLFEISKIGDEYFTFLTKCKDPKACTILLRGPSKDILNEIDRNLLDAMSVARNVIFHPYLSPGGGATEMACAVRLSQMAKGVEGVQQWPYKAIAEAMEVIPRTLIQNAGASPIRVLTQLRAKHAEGGSTWGIDGDAGKVVDMRDFGIWEPQAVKLQSVKTAVESACLLLRVDDIVGAKSAAGGGGGGGGED from the exons ATGCAGGCTCCAGTGGTAGTGATGA ACACGGCAACAGGTGACCGCAAGACTGGCCGGCAAGCGCAAACCTCGAACATCACCGCCGCGAAGACCGTCGCCGACATCATCCGATCATGTCTAGGACCAAAGGCCATGCTGAAGATGCTGCTGGATCCCATGGGAGGAATTGTCCTGACTAACGACGGCCACGCCATTCTCCGTGAGATCGAAGTCGCCCACCCTGCAGCAAAGAGCATGATTGAGTTGGCACGGACACAAGATGAGGAGGTTGGCGATGGCACCACGACTGTGATCATTCTCGCGGGAGAGATTCTCGCCCTGTCCCTACCACAACTCGAGCGCAACATCCATCCCGTTGTGATTATCCAAGCCTTCAAGCGTGCACTTGCCGACGTCATCAAAGTCATTCAGGACGTCTCCATTCCTGTGGacatcaacgacaacgaagtcATGCGAAATCTCATCTCGACATCCATCGGTACGAAATTCACATCGCGCTACTCAGACCTGATGTGCGATCTGGCGCTACAGGCAGTGCGGACGGTCAGCCATGATGCAGGCGGTGGCAAGAAAGAGGTGGACATCAAGAGATATGCGCGTGTGGAGAAGGTGCCGGGAGGagagatcgaggactccTGCGTGCTGGACGGCGTAATGCTGAACAAGGACATCACCCACCCAAAGATGCGTCGCCGGATAGAGAACCCTCGCATCGTCCTCCTGGACTGCACCCTTGAATACAAAAAGGGCGAGTCCCAAACAAACATCGAAATCAGCAAGGAGGAAGACTGGAACCGCATCCTACAAatcgaagaagagcaagttCGGGCCATGTGCgacgccatcatcgccgtcaAGCCGGATCTGGTCATCACCGAAAAGGGTGTCTCCGATCTTGCGCAACATTTCCTCCTCAAACATAACATCACCGCCCTGCGTCGTGTCCGCAAATCCGACACCAACCGCGTGGCCCGCGCTACTGGCGCAACAATCGTCAACAGTGTCTACGATCTCGCTGAGAGGGACGTCGGAACACACTGCGGCCTCTTTGAGATCTCCAAGATCGGCGACGAGTACTTCACCTTCCTGACAAAGTGCAAGGACCCCAAAGCATGCACCATCCTTCTCCGCGGACCATCCAAAGACATCCTCAACGAGATCGACCGCAACCTCCTCGACGCCATGTCCGTGGCTCGAAACGTCATCTTTCATCCATACCTCTctcccggcggcggcgccaCTGAAATGGCTTGCGCGGTCCGTCTCTCGCAAATGGCAAAAGGTGTTGAAGGTGTACAGCAATGGCCGTACAAGGCGATCGCagaggcgatggaggtcaTTCCGCGCACGCTGATCCAGAACGCTGGTGCATCTCCCATTCGCGTTTTGACTCAACTGAGAGCGAAGCACGCGGAAGGTGGCAGTACGTGGGGTATTGACGGTGATGCGGGTAAAGTGGTGGACATGAGGGACTTTGGCATTTGGGAACCGCAAGCTGTGAAGCTGCAGAGCGTCAAGACTGCGGTGGAGAGTGCATGCTTGTTGTTGAGAGTGGACGACATTGTGGGCGCGAAGAGTGCGGCtggaggtggcggcggaggtggtggagaggactGA